A region of Leishmania mexicana MHOM/GT/2001/U1103 complete genome, chromosome 8 DNA encodes the following proteins:
- a CDS encoding putative protein transport protein Sec24A, whose translation MMYSAGAMYAEMYRNQTAAAAAKPREEPVPPPNLHHTFEDPNQFYTAPALGYGQQPPVPPTSHQPQQQGAPAGYPPMGGSGPYSQQPAQPSYVSPYSQANPYGDVYAASPPQQGYSSYAPPPPPQHQQQPQPQPQQQYNAPPQLPQQQYGNYAQPPAAYGHQPPMHQPQQQQQPYGMPGYPQQLNPDFIRVTQVQLRKSSTKPGAFFDHPSVPRLMPQDIEEDLQQRMPAPVHITPTSRLCIRPTMGTFPQTQQLADSLGLPLGINFRPFAEPRLNEVDLSDKGNAMIRCKACGAYINPFTTFTEANDGSRWQCILCKHINVTPRAYFSHVDPQTGQLEDIMSRPELLNCSVDFYATPEFLKRPPRRPVFLLMLDCSFSAVASGLLEAMCRGALAALDSMKNDDALYMAIMGYDSTVYFFNLRSSLRAPRMMASPDTVKDIANVNDDFKLEKVELPCPTGDLVVSVKESYQLLRMALESIPKVFASTKEVGCAFGPSLAAAVTMLDANGGKILASITSIPSEGDGKLKHRFDPAKLSNQPKEYTMCAAANDWYKQRALACSNSAISVDLFVGANKDVDLTTIAPLARFTSGSIHRATAVTMSGMADQVQRSLLRFTAFDCTLRVRTSKGLIVPNFYGHCHVRVPDLLVLPIADEDSSYSIEFKMGPNYAAKFAYVQFAVVYTTRSRERRIRVHTVQIPVSATIGPVINSINSLGMSCFLSKMCVDMAVNGPFPQAQEKITEKLTTAWKAALKQMESQGVRPGAGELLIPESMRFIPQLLCGFFRCAATGLATVRPLPPDERVASMSSVMSCPIEAMVPWYVTWTYVVYAPEEDVNQLPASIFSSEQCVHREGVYLINVGAVIVLWFGKHAHPTICELFGVNPGDVTPEKAKEGQLSVSPEQLEALRQRVDNLIWTHRQINRSVFTAVMEPCAQGNATYEPMMKRGMVEDNTRNLIAYGSYLRKVWDAVSVGK comes from the coding sequence ATGATGTACTCCGCCGGTGCCATGTACGCGGAGATGTACCGAAACCagacggccgccgcggccgccaaACCGAGGGAGGAGCCGGTCCCTCCCCCAAACCTCCACCACACCTTTGAGGACCCCAATCAGTTTTACACGGCCCCCGCCCTCGGGTATGGTCAACAGCCACCGGTGCCACCAACCTCGCAtcaaccgcagcagcaaggtgCACCTGCGGGCTACCCCCCTATGGGGGGCAGCGGCCCCTACAGCcagcagccggcgcagcCGTCTTATGTGTCCCCGTACAGCCAGGCGAATCCGTATGGGGACGTCtacgccgcgtcgccgccgcagcagggcTACTCCTCGtacgcacctcctccacctccgcagcatcaacagcagccgcaaccgcaaccacagcagcagtacaacgcgccgcctcagctTCCCCAGCAACAGTATGGCAACTATGCCCAGCCGCCTGCGGCGTATGGTCATCAGCCACCGATGCatcagccgcagcagcagcagcagccgtacGGTATGCCCGGCtacccgcagcagctgaaccCCGACTTTATTCGCGTAACTCAGGTCCAGCTGCGCAAGAGCAGCACCAAACCCGGGGCCTTCTTCGACCACCCAAGTGTGCCGCGTCTGATGCCGCAGGACATCGAAGAGgacctccagcagcgcatgcCTGCCCCGGTGCACATCACGCCAACCAGCCGCCTCTGCATTCGACCGACGATGGGCACTTTCCCGCAGACGCAGCAGCTAGCAGACTCCCTCGGCCTACCGCTCGGCATCAATTTTCGTCCCTTTGCCGAGCCACGGCTGAACGAGGTGGACCTGTCAGACAAGGGCAACGCCATGATCCGCTGCAAGGCCTGCGGCGCCTACATCAACCCCTTCACCACTTTCACCGAGGCCAACGACGGCTCGCGGTGGCAGTGTATCCTATGCAAGCACATAAACGTGACGCCGCGCGCCTACTTCAGCCACGTCGACCCGCAGACTggccagctggaggacaTCATGAGCCGCCCGGAGCTGCTAAACTGCAGTGTCGACTTCTACGCGACGCCGGAGTTCCTGAAGCGTCCCCCGCGCCGGCCCGTCTTCCTGCTGATGCTGGACTGCTCTTTCTCTGCTGTGGCCTCGGGCCTGCTGGAGGCGATGTGCCGCGGGGCCCTGGCGGCTCTGGACTCTATGAAGAACGACGACGCGCTGTACATGGCCATCATGGGTTACGACAGCACTGTTTACTTCTTCAACTTGCGCTCCTCCCTGCGCGCGCCGCGCATGATGGCGTCCCCGGACACGGTCAAGGATATCGCCAACGTGAACGATGACTTCAAGCTCGAGAAGGTCGAGCTCCCGTGCCCGACGGGCGACTTGGTAGTGTCTGTGAAGGAGTCGTATCAACTCCTCCGCATGGCGCTCGAGTCCATTCCAAAAGTGTTTGCCTCCACGAAGGAGGTCGGCTGCGCATTCGGCCcctccttggcggcggctgtgacAATGTTGGATGCGAACGGAGGCAAAATTCTCGCCAGCATCACGAGCATCCCATCGGAGGGGGATGGCAAGTTGAAGCACCGCTTCGATCCGGCGAAGCTGTCGAATCAGCCGAAGGAGTACACGATGTGTGCGGCGGCCAACGACTGGTACAAACAGCGCGCATTGGCGTGCTCCAACAGCGCCATCTCGGTCGACCTCTTCGTCGGTGCAAACAAGGATGTGGACTTGACGACGATCGCCCCGCTCGCGCGCTTCACCTCCGGCTCGATCCATCGCGCGACGGCCGTGACCATGAGCGGCATGGCGGATCAGGTGCAGCGGTCCTTGCTGCGCTTCACCGCCTTCGACTGCACGCTGCGGGTGCGCACGTCAAAGGGCCTCATTGTGCCGAACTTCTATGGCCACTGCCACGTGCGTGTACCAGATTTACTTGTGCTGCCCATTGCCGACGAGGACTCTTCTTACTCGATCGAATTCAAGATGGGCCCCAACTACGCCGCCAAGTTTGCATACGTGCAGTTTGCCGTCGTCTACACGACGCGCTCGCGGGAGCGCCGCATTCGCGTGCACACAGTCCAGATTCCGGTGTCTGCCACCATTGGACCGGTCATCAACTCGATCAACTCACTCGGCATGTCGTGCTTTCTCTCGAAGATGTGCGTCGACATGGCCGTCAACGGACCCTTCCCGCAGGCGCAGGAAAAGATAACAGAGAAGCTGACCACCGCGTGGAAGGCGGCACTGAAGCAAATGGAGTCTCAGGGAGTGCGACCGGGCGCTGGTGAGCTGCTCATCCCGGAGAGCATGCGTTTCATTCCGCAACTGCTTTGTGGCTTCTTCCGGTGCGCGGCGACTGGCCTCGCGACGGTGCGCCCGCTTCCGCCGGACGAGCGCGTCGCTTCCATGTCCTCGGTGATGTCGTGCCCCATTGAGGCGATGGTGCCATGGTATGTGACGTGGACCTACGTTGTGTACGCGCCTGAGGAGGACGTCAACCAGCTGCCGGCCTCCATCTTTTCGTCCGAGCAGTGCGTGCACCGCGAGGGCGTCTACCTCATCAACGTCGGCGCCGTCATCGTCTTGTGGTTCGGCAAGCACGCTCACCCAACCATCTGCGAACTGTTCGGGGTGAATCCGGGCGACGTGACACCAgaaaaggcgaaggaggggcAACTCAGTGTGTCGCCAGAGCAACTGGAGGCTCTGCGGCAACGTGTCGACAACCTCATCTGGACGCATCGCCAAATCAACCGTAGTGTCTTTACCGCCGTCATGGAGCCGTGCGCGCAAGGAAACGCCACGTACGAGCCGATGATGAAGCGCGGCATGGTGGAGGACAACACGCGCAACCTAATCGCCTACGGGTCCTATCTGCGCAAGGTGTGGGACGCTGTGAGCGTCGGCAAGTAG
- a CDS encoding oxidase-like protein: MSLPVIDIAPLYNDNKAHLLRVAHAIDDACRTWGFFYITGHNIPKDRVEQLTGMAKKFFALPQEEKLRINIEKTSGYHGYSTFGAEQLDSSKPSDWKEAFDMGFHMPLDHPSVVAGKPLRGPNHHPTWIEGWTELMEQHYSDMQRLALLLMRALALALDIDEDFFVSKFHEPLSVFRMIHYPELPDEKGRVVCGAHTDYGIVTLLYQDSVGGLQVQNLQGEWMDAPSLEGSYVVNIGDMMEMWSNGRYKSTPHRVLNQGVERISMPFFCQPNPETMVSCLPNCFDEANPPKFSDVTAGDWLLKRLQQLCVYSADGLKSQ, translated from the coding sequence ATGTCCCTGCCAGTGATCGATATCGCGCCGCTGTACAACGACAACAAGGCGCACTTGCTGCGCGTTGCACACGCGATCGACGATGCATGCCGCACCTGGGGCTTCTTCTACATCACCGGACACAACATTCCGAAGGACCgcgtggagcagctgacgGGGATGGCGAAAAAGTTCTTTGCTCTGccgcaggaggagaagcttCGGATCAACATTGAGAAGACCTCGGGTTACCACGGCTACAGCACCTTTGGTGCAGAGCAGCTCGACTCCAGCAAGCCTAGTGACTGGAAAGAGGCCTTCGACATGGGCTTCCACATGCCTCTGGACCACCCCTCTGTCGTTGCCGGCAAGCCGCTGCGCGGCCCGAACCACCACCCCACGTGGATTGAGGGATGGACGGAGCTGATGGAGCAGCACTACAGCGATATGCAGCGCCTggctctgctgctgatgcgtgcgctggcactTGCACTCGACATCGACGAGGACTTTTTCGTGTCGAAGTTTCACGAGCCGCTGAGCGTGTTCCGCATGATCCACTACCCCGAACTGCCGGACGAGAAGGGCCGCGTTGTGTGCGGTGCGCACACAGACTACGGCATCGTGACCCTGCTGTACCAGGACAGTGTTGGCGGGCTGCAGGTGCAGAACCTGCAGGGTGAGTGGATGGACGCGCCATCACTTGAGGGCAGCTACGTTGTGAACATCGGCGACATGATGGAGATGTGGAGCAACGGGCGGTACAAGAGCACGCCGCACCGTGTGCTAAACCAAGGCGTGGAGCGCATCTCGATGCCGTTCTTCTGCCAGCCGAACCCCGAGACGATGGTTTCGTGCCTGCCGAACTGTTTCGACGAGGCGAACCCCCCGAAGTTTTCGGACGTGACGGCTGGCGACTGGCTGCTGAAGCGCCTCCAACAGCTATGTGTCTACTCCGCGGACGGACTGAAGTCGCAATAG